The following proteins are encoded in a genomic region of uncultured Vibrio sp.:
- a CDS encoding DUF1244 domain-containing protein, with product MAEFKYKNLTQEEQDKLDAATFRRLLAHLDANKDVQNIDLMILAGFCRNCFSKWYTAEAEKLGVDLDIDDARERVYGMTYDEWKQNHQPAATPEQLAAFEARQKK from the coding sequence GTGGCTGAATTTAAATACAAAAATCTTACGCAAGAAGAGCAAGATAAACTTGATGCAGCGACATTCCGTCGTCTTTTAGCCCACTTGGATGCAAATAAAGACGTACAGAATATTGACCTAATGATCCTAGCGGGTTTCTGCCGTAACTGCTTTAGCAAGTGGTACACCGCAGAGGCAGAAAAACTGGGTGTCGACTTAGACATCGATGATGCTCGTGAGCGTGTTTACGGTATGACTTACGATGAGTGGAAGCAAAACCACCAACCAGCAGCGACACCAGAGCAGTTAGCAGCTTTTGAAGCGCGTCAGAAAAAATAA